One window of Nostoc sp. C052 genomic DNA carries:
- a CDS encoding GAF domain-containing protein gives MKAPLPDNEAQRIETLLQYKILDTPSEAAFDDLTRLASYICQTPIALISLIDTNRQWFKSKVGMEALETHRDFAFCAHAILQPDILVVPDATNDERFATNPLVISDPNIRFYAGVPLTNAEGYALGTLCVIDYVPRELNPEQLEALRTLGRHVIKQLELRRNLASLVLVTKKGKQAQRLGKEFFKKIAAGLALASAMVVMIGVVSYQNTRVSTNNRSLIKKTYKKINSLEKLLSQIKDAETGQSSYLFTGQQIYLKPYQTALANVDQEIAKLKGLTADQPNQQKQIATLEFLITAKLAELQQTIDLRQNKGLETALQVLQKNNQQNLMDDIRKAINEMVDEQREQLQQQLQTAKARIRNTILILAIAICLSFIVLVVVYYFIYREVTERKKAEETLNQERNFISAILDTVGMLVIVLDSQGKIVRFNQACEQITGYSFDEVRGRYFWNLFLLPEELEPVKAVFKQLLTGKGFLEYENHWVMKDGSRRLIAWSNTFLKDYEGSVEYIVSTGIDITNHKRAQQHLTAQYATTRVLAESATIGEATRQILQGICESLVWDLGEIWMVDEQANVLRFLDIWHKTSLEMQEFESLKRQTTFAPGIGLPGQVWASSEPVWIADIVKDMNFPNFKIAAQVGLHAAFGFPIRSDHKILGVITCFNREIHPPDQDLVKTMNYIGEQVGQFIQRKLAEEEIQRQNLRSQLFTEITLKIRQSLEIEEILQITVEEVQKILQTDRVLIYQFLPDESATTVTEAVVSGLPAIKEQNITPLYLQAEYLQQYYLQQYRQGQILELNNLALPEVEQSHLELIQQFGVKVNLVVPILVKEELRGLLIVHQCDDSHHWSSFETHLLRQIADQVGIALVQAQLLAAETRQRKELEIARRQAELASQMKSAFLANISHEIRTPMNAVLGMTSLVLDTPLDAEQRDFIETIRSSGDALLSLINEILDLSKLEAGEMALETLDFDLSTCVEEVVELLAPSAHNKGLEIAALIEHNVPTHLKGDTGRLRQILMNLISNAIKFTSAGEVLVQAELRSFSSTTATIHFDITDTGLGISPEDQRKLFTPFTQVDASTTRKYGGTGLGLAICKQLVTLMGGVIGVESQIGKGSNFWFEILFTKQVEPVLPKCDSFANAKGERPLLQNHRLLMVDNNATNCKIISHQATHWGMMVDRVDNIAAALKVIQQACEQGKPYHIALIDMQIPQTDGMTIKEQIQANSALAEIPLIMIASNNQRDEVQQALKIGFAAYLVKPIRPSRLLDTIMTILGVQSESEQEATKEIQSLETSDILTAAFSNPSAKSKLRILLAEDNLVNQKVALKQLQSLGYKADVVANGKEVLQLLEKIPYDLILMDCQMPILDGLETTKEIHRWQEDAFALGHRPVVIAMTANVMKEDQQTCLNAGMDDYLSKPVFKEKLAATLEHWTGVISSQQESIVYEQVVSTTNNGTDNLAIDWEQLHQISGNDQEFELNLLQLCVEDIKPRLEVIKIAIAHNNFEQIAREAHHLKGASANIGATAMYLAADKLEQLANDQDLRGTTNLISELNEFVNCIQDFLTK, from the coding sequence ATGAAAGCACCATTACCTGATAACGAAGCACAGAGAATTGAGACGCTTTTACAATATAAGATTCTGGATACGCCATCTGAAGCCGCCTTTGACGACCTTACCCGTTTAGCTTCGTATATTTGTCAGACTCCTATTGCCTTAATTAGCTTAATTGATACAAATCGCCAGTGGTTCAAGTCAAAAGTCGGAATGGAAGCTCTAGAAACACACCGAGATTTTGCATTCTGTGCCCATGCCATACTCCAGCCTGACATTTTGGTTGTGCCTGATGCCACAAATGACGAACGATTCGCTACAAACCCACTGGTAATATCTGACCCAAATATTCGGTTTTATGCTGGTGTACCTTTGACTAACGCTGAGGGGTACGCGCTAGGAACCCTGTGTGTAATTGACTACGTACCACGAGAACTTAATCCAGAACAACTGGAGGCATTGCGAACCTTAGGTCGTCATGTCATTAAGCAACTGGAACTGCGCCGAAATTTAGCAAGTTTGGTACTTGTTACCAAAAAAGGCAAACAGGCGCAGAGGCTAGGCAAGGAATTTTTCAAAAAGATTGCAGCAGGTTTGGCTTTGGCGTCGGCAATGGTAGTTATGATTGGCGTGGTTTCTTATCAAAATACAAGAGTATCTACTAATAATCGCAGTCTAATAAAAAAGACTTATAAAAAAATTAACAGCTTAGAAAAACTACTGTCCCAAATCAAAGATGCCGAGACGGGACAAAGTAGTTACCTCTTCACTGGGCAACAAATTTATCTAAAACCTTATCAAACAGCACTCGCTAACGTCGATCAAGAAATTGCCAAGCTGAAGGGTTTAACAGCAGATCAACCGAACCAACAAAAGCAGATTGCAACACTTGAATTTCTCATCACGGCTAAACTTGCTGAACTACAACAGACTATCGACTTGCGCCAGAATAAGGGATTAGAGACGGCGTTGCAAGTACTACAGAAAAATAATCAGCAAAATCTCATGGATGATATCCGCAAGGCGATCAATGAGATGGTGGACGAGCAAAGGGAACAGCTTCAGCAGCAATTACAAACAGCAAAAGCTCGAATTCGTAACACAATTCTGATACTTGCGATCGCAATCTGCCTAAGTTTTATTGTTCTTGTTGTAGTCTACTACTTCATCTATCGTGAGGTTACAGAGCGGAAAAAGGCAGAAGAAACCTTAAATCAAGAACGCAATTTTATCTCAGCAATCCTTGATACAGTCGGCATGTTGGTAATAGTTCTCGACAGTCAAGGAAAAATCGTTCGTTTCAATCAAGCTTGTGAGCAAATAACCGGTTACTCCTTCGATGAGGTGAGGGGTAGGTATTTCTGGAACTTATTCCTACTTCCTGAAGAATTGGAGCCAGTCAAAGCAGTTTTTAAGCAATTGCTAACGGGTAAAGGCTTCTTGGAGTACGAAAACCATTGGGTAATGAAAGATGGCAGTCGACGACTGATTGCCTGGTCGAATACCTTCTTAAAAGACTATGAAGGATCAGTAGAATACATCGTTAGTACTGGTATTGACATTACCAATCACAAACGCGCACAACAGCATCTAACTGCCCAATATGCTACAACCCGCGTCTTAGCAGAGTCCGCCACAATCGGCGAAGCTACTCGCCAAATCTTGCAAGGAATTTGTGAGAGTTTGGTATGGGATTTGGGTGAAATTTGGATGGTCGATGAGCAAGCAAACGTGCTGCGTTTTCTCGATATCTGGCATAAAACATCCCTGGAAATGCAGGAGTTTGAATCACTAAAGCGACAAACCACCTTTGCGCCAGGAATTGGACTACCTGGACAGGTTTGGGCTAGTTCTGAACCTGTTTGGATCGCTGATATCGTTAAAGATATGAATTTTCCTAACTTCAAAATTGCTGCTCAAGTAGGACTACACGCAGCTTTTGGTTTTCCAATCCGCAGCGACCATAAAATCCTCGGTGTCATTACCTGCTTCAACCGTGAAATCCATCCCCCTGACCAAGATTTGGTCAAAACAATGAATTATATCGGTGAACAAGTGGGGCAATTTATCCAGCGTAAACTAGCTGAAGAAGAAATACAACGCCAAAATTTGCGATCGCAACTATTTACCGAAATTACCCTCAAAATTCGTCAGTCTTTGGAAATCGAAGAAATTCTCCAAATCACTGTTGAGGAGGTACAAAAGATTCTCCAGACTGACCGAGTTTTGATATATCAGTTTTTGCCAGATGAGTCTGCAACCACCGTTACTGAAGCAGTAGTTTCTGGCTTACCAGCAATCAAAGAGCAAAATATTACTCCCCTTTATTTACAAGCGGAATATCTACAACAATATTATCTACAGCAGTACCGTCAAGGACAGATTTTAGAGCTAAATAACTTGGCTCTGCCGGAAGTTGAACAAAGCCATCTAGAATTAATCCAACAGTTTGGGGTCAAAGTTAATTTAGTTGTGCCCATTCTTGTCAAAGAAGAACTGCGCGGTTTGCTCATAGTTCATCAGTGTGACGATTCCCACCACTGGTCTAGCTTTGAAACTCATCTTTTGCGACAAATAGCTGACCAAGTAGGTATTGCCTTAGTCCAAGCCCAACTATTAGCAGCAGAAACTCGTCAGCGAAAAGAACTGGAAATTGCCCGTCGCCAAGCGGAATTAGCTTCTCAAATGAAAAGTGCCTTTTTGGCAAATATCAGTCATGAAATTCGAACTCCGATGAACGCTGTATTGGGAATGACCAGTTTGGTATTAGATACTCCCTTAGACGCAGAACAGCGAGATTTTATCGAAACAATTCGCAGTAGTGGAGACGCCCTTTTAAGTTTAATCAACGAAATTTTGGATCTTTCTAAACTTGAAGCTGGAGAGATGGCTCTCGAAACTCTAGATTTTGATCTATCCACTTGTGTAGAAGAAGTGGTGGAATTATTAGCTCCCTCAGCCCATAACAAGGGATTAGAAATTGCTGCACTGATTGAGCATAACGTCCCCACTCACCTCAAAGGAGATACCGGTAGGCTGCGGCAAATTCTGATGAACTTAATCAGCAATGCGATCAAGTTTACCAGCGCTGGCGAAGTATTAGTGCAAGCCGAATTGCGTTCCTTTTCTTCGACTACAGCCACCATCCATTTTGACATCACAGATACAGGTCTTGGTATTAGCCCTGAGGACCAACGCAAACTCTTTACGCCATTTACTCAAGTGGATGCTTCTACCACTCGTAAATATGGTGGTACTGGTTTGGGATTAGCTATTTGTAAACAGCTTGTAACCTTGATGGGAGGAGTGATTGGGGTAGAAAGTCAGATAGGGAAAGGATCTAATTTTTGGTTTGAGATACTTTTTACCAAACAAGTTGAGCCTGTTTTGCCAAAATGCGATAGCTTCGCCAACGCCAAGGGCGAACGCCCACTTTTACAAAATCACCGCTTGTTAATGGTCGATAACAACGCTACTAATTGTAAAATTATCTCCCATCAAGCTACTCATTGGGGAATGATGGTAGATCGTGTTGACAATATTGCTGCGGCCCTGAAAGTTATTCAGCAAGCTTGTGAGCAGGGGAAACCATATCATATCGCCTTGATTGATATGCAAATACCCCAAACTGATGGCATGACAATCAAAGAACAAATTCAAGCTAATTCTGCACTTGCTGAGATCCCTTTGATTATGATCGCCTCTAATAATCAACGGGATGAAGTGCAGCAGGCACTCAAAATTGGGTTTGCGGCTTATTTGGTCAAACCCATTAGACCATCACGACTCCTTGATACCATCATGACTATTTTAGGAGTGCAGTCGGAATCAGAACAAGAGGCTACTAAAGAAATCCAGAGTCTAGAAACTTCAGACATTCTTACTGCCGCTTTCTCTAACCCATCTGCTAAATCGAAGTTAAGAATTCTCCTAGCAGAAGATAATTTGGTGAATCAGAAAGTAGCCTTGAAGCAACTCCAGAGTTTGGGCTATAAAGCCGATGTCGTTGCCAATGGCAAGGAAGTTTTGCAGCTATTAGAAAAAATTCCTTACGATTTGATTTTAATGGATTGCCAAATGCCAATTCTCGACGGTTTAGAAACCACAAAAGAAATTCATCGTTGGCAAGAGGACGCTTTTGCACTGGGTCATCGTCCTGTGGTGATTGCGATGACGGCGAATGTGATGAAAGAAGACCAACAAACGTGTCTCAATGCCGGAATGGACGACTATCTGAGTAAGCCAGTTTTTAAAGAAAAATTGGCTGCCACCTTAGAGCATTGGACAGGCGTGATTTCTTCCCAACAAGAGTCAATTGTGTATGAACAAGTAGTTTCCACCACAAACAACGGCACAGACAATCTAGCAATTGATTGGGAACAGTTGCATCAGATATCGGGAAATGATCAAGAATTTGAACTAAATCTATTGCAATTATGCGTTGAAGATATTAAACCACGTTTAGAGGTCATTAAAATAGCGATCGCACATAATAACTTTGAGCAAATAGCACGAGAAGCCCATCACCTTAAAGGTGCTAGTGCCAACATTGGAGCCACAGCTATGTATCTAGCCGCTGACAAACTAGAACAACTAGCTAACGATCAAGACCTAAGAGGTACTACTAACTTAATTTCAGAATTAAATGAATTTGTCAACTGCATTCAAGACTTTTTAACAAAATAG